The following are from one region of the Methanobacterium veterum genome:
- a CDS encoding YhbY family RNA-binding protein, which produces MNRSLSTFTLNIGKSGINENVIDEIKRQLKAHEVIKVKFSKSISSEKQNYITEITEKSKSKLVDLRGNVAVIYKKNR; this is translated from the coding sequence ATGAATAGATCACTTTCAACATTCACACTAAATATTGGAAAATCTGGAATAAATGAAAATGTTATAGATGAAATAAAAAGACAGCTTAAAGCTCACGAAGTAATTAAAGTGAAATTTTCAAAAAGTATATCCTCAGAAAAACAAAATTATATAACTGAGATAACTGAAAAATCAAAGTCTAAACTCGTTGATTTAAGAGGTAACGTTGCTGTAATTTATAAAAAAAATAGGTAA
- the pfdA gene encoding prefoldin subunit alpha, translating to MEDRQRLEQMVNEINMYQGQLDVLKQQVESVNASIAELMSAEETLEAVKGKEGTETFVPVGAGSFLIAEIKNTDQVIMGLGAGAAAKKNIDEAKESISSQRKELEQLVDKMSGDIQKLTEFIMRKSPEAEALLQKVESEEAQRQ from the coding sequence ATGGAAGACAGACAAAGGCTCGAACAGATGGTAAATGAAATTAACATGTACCAGGGCCAACTGGACGTTTTAAAACAACAAGTTGAATCAGTTAATGCTTCTATAGCTGAATTAATGTCAGCTGAAGAAACTTTAGAAGCTGTTAAAGGAAAAGAAGGTACAGAAACATTTGTACCAGTAGGTGCAGGTTCTTTTCTTATTGCAGAGATTAAAAATACTGATCAAGTTATAATGGGACTTGGAGCAGGCGCTGCTGCAAAGAAAAATATAGATGAAGCTAAAGAAAGTATATCTTCCCAGCGAAAAGAGCTGGAACAGTTAGTGGACAAAATGTCTGGAGATATACAGAAGTTAACTGAGTTCATTATGAGAAAAAGTCCTGAAGCTGAAGCACTACTTCAAAAAGTTGAAAGTGAAGAAGCCCAAAGGCAATAA
- a CDS encoding 50S ribosomal protein L39e, with protein MSRNRPLAKKLRLAKANKQSRTVPVWVRIKTNRKVMSHPKMRRHWRRSSLKV; from the coding sequence ATGAGTAGAAATAGGCCATTAGCTAAAAAACTAAGGCTTGCTAAAGCTAACAAGCAAAGTAGGACTGTGCCTGTATGGGTACGAATTAAAACCAATAGAAAAGTAATGTCTCATCCAAAAATGAGAAGACATTGGAGAAGAAGTAGCTTAAAAGTTTAA
- a CDS encoding 30S ribosomal protein S19e, which produces MTTVYDVPADLLISAIAKDLNENKSINAPEWAKFVKTGVHKERRPEDADWWYTRCASILRKVYIDGPVGLNSLRSYYGGKKDRGSEPEKFRKGSGSVIRTALHQLEDAGFIAKIKEGRIITPEGKSFVDKASNIVKKDIPELAKY; this is translated from the coding sequence ATGACTACAGTTTATGATGTTCCTGCAGATTTGCTTATCAGTGCAATTGCAAAGGATTTAAATGAAAATAAAAGTATAAACGCGCCAGAATGGGCGAAATTTGTCAAAACAGGAGTTCACAAAGAAAGACGACCTGAAGATGCAGACTGGTGGTACACAAGATGTGCATCAATCTTAAGAAAGGTTTACATTGATGGCCCTGTTGGACTGAACAGTTTAAGATCCTATTATGGTGGAAAAAAAGATAGAGGAAGCGAACCAGAAAAATTCAGGAAAGGCAGCGGTTCTGTAATAAGAACAGCTTTACATCAACTTGAAGATGCTGGATTCATTGCCAAAATAAAAGAAGGAAGAATCATAACTCCTGAAGGAAAATCCTTCGTTGACAAAGCATCAAACATCGTTAAAAAAGATATTCCTGAACTTGCTAAATATTAA
- a CDS encoding sulfide-dependent adenosine diphosphate thiazole synthase has translation MELDDVKISRAIIESFMEDFIDYTDIDVAIGGGGPSGLVAGYYLAKAGLKVALFERKLSIGGGMWGGGMMFNKIVVQEESKRILDEFGIGSQKYDDDYYVADSVECVSTLCSKATQAGLKIFNLISIEDVMMKESKDVAGLVLNWSAVEMGRLHVDPLTIRTKAVIDATGHDCEVVKVVEKKVGPKLNTETGTIIGEKPMWAEVGEKALMDNTKEVYPGLYVTGMAANAVYGSPRMGPIFGGMLLSGERIAEILIEKLK, from the coding sequence ATGGAATTAGATGACGTAAAAATATCCAGAGCGATAATTGAAAGTTTCATGGAAGATTTCATAGATTACACAGATATTGATGTTGCAATAGGTGGTGGAGGCCCATCAGGACTTGTAGCCGGATATTACCTTGCAAAAGCAGGTCTTAAAGTCGCATTATTTGAGAGAAAACTAAGCATCGGCGGCGGAATGTGGGGCGGCGGCATGATGTTCAATAAGATAGTTGTCCAGGAAGAAAGTAAAAGAATTCTGGATGAATTTGGCATCGGCTCCCAAAAATATGATGACGATTACTATGTCGCTGATTCAGTGGAATGCGTGTCAACACTCTGTTCTAAAGCAACACAAGCAGGTCTTAAAATCTTTAATTTAATAAGTATTGAAGACGTAATGATGAAAGAAAGTAAAGACGTCGCTGGTCTTGTCTTGAACTGGAGTGCAGTTGAAATGGGAAGATTGCACGTTGATCCGCTTACCATAAGAACTAAAGCAGTAATCGATGCAACTGGACACGACTGTGAAGTTGTAAAAGTTGTAGAGAAAAAAGTAGGGCCAAAACTCAACACTGAAACAGGCACTATCATAGGTGAAAAACCAATGTGGGCAGAAGTTGGAGAAAAAGCTCTTATGGATAACACCAAAGAAGTATATCCTGGTTTGTATGTCACAGGAATGGCAGCAAATGCAGTCTACGGATCTCCAAGAATGGGTCCAATATTTGGTGGAATGCTCCTTTCAGGAGAAAGAATAGCTGAAATATTAATTGAAAAATTAAAATAA
- a CDS encoding adenylate kinase family protein: protein MIILITGTPGVGKTTVSSILVEKIDAYLVNINELVDEKHLYNGIDEERGYKIVDLDALFNEMDEIIREVDGPDRYVVVEGHLSHLFENSDIVIVLRANPDVLRDRMKIKGWKAAKIRENIEAEAIDVCSYEAFQIHGDKVNEIDTSDIPPVQVADLIIDVINGDKSFPVGNVDFLEYLK from the coding sequence ATGATAATCCTTATTACAGGAACGCCTGGTGTTGGAAAAACTACTGTATCATCGATACTTGTAGAAAAAATAGATGCATACCTCGTTAACATCAATGAACTCGTTGATGAAAAACATCTATATAATGGAATTGATGAAGAGAGGGGATACAAAATAGTAGACCTGGATGCTCTCTTCAATGAGATGGATGAGATAATTAGGGAGGTAGACGGCCCTGACAGGTATGTAGTTGTGGAAGGGCATCTTTCACATCTTTTTGAAAATTCAGATATAGTAATTGTTTTAAGGGCAAATCCTGATGTTTTGCGTGATCGTATGAAGATTAAAGGATGGAAAGCAGCTAAAATACGTGAAAATATTGAAGCTGAAGCTATCGATGTATGTTCCTACGAAGCGTTCCAAATTCACGGCGATAAAGTCAATGAAATAGATACCAGTGACATCCCACCAGTACAAGTTGCTGATTTGATAATCGATGTGATAAATGGTGATAAAAGTTTTCCTGTAGGAAATGTGGATTTTCTGGAATATTTAAAATAA
- a CDS encoding DNA-binding protein yields MSDIEELRRKRMQELQQQAAAQQASPQQQEQARQEMEAQKKQAMMQILTSEARGRLANLRLTKPELVEQIELQLIQLAQMGRVKSKITDDQLKHLLTNLVGQKREINITRK; encoded by the coding sequence TTGAGCGATATTGAAGAACTACGACGTAAAAGGATGCAAGAGTTACAGCAGCAAGCTGCAGCGCAGCAGGCATCACCCCAACAACAAGAACAAGCCCGCCAAGAGATGGAAGCTCAAAAAAAGCAGGCTATGATGCAGATATTAACTTCTGAAGCCCGGGGCAGACTTGCGAATTTGAGACTCACTAAACCTGAACTCGTTGAACAAATAGAACTTCAACTTATTCAGCTTGCTCAAATGGGGCGAGTAAAATCTAAAATAACTGATGATCAGCTCAAACATCTCCTGACAAATCTTGTTGGTCAAAAAAGAGAGATTAACATAACAAGAAAATGA
- a CDS encoding translation initiation factor IF-6: MIRRANLNGNPNLGVAISTTDKIAIVPSNLSEALENLVEDTLGVSVIKTPIGGSNLAGALAVGNSNGFIVTPYALDSEIKAIKESGVEVERIADKFTAVGNIILANDFGAIVNPLLSDESLKTISDVLDVEVERGSIANYKITGSVATATNKGILAHPSATEEELSFVEGIMKVPADVGTVNKGIMLVGACAVANSNGVVVGLNTTGPELARIEEALGFLEGYE; encoded by the coding sequence ATGATAAGAAGAGCTAATTTGAATGGGAACCCGAATCTTGGTGTTGCAATTTCTACAACCGATAAAATTGCAATAGTTCCCTCTAATTTATCAGAAGCGCTGGAAAATCTTGTAGAGGATACTTTAGGGGTTTCTGTAATTAAGACCCCTATCGGCGGTAGTAATCTCGCTGGAGCACTGGCTGTTGGGAATTCAAATGGGTTCATAGTAACACCATATGCTCTTGACAGTGAGATAAAAGCTATCAAAGAATCTGGAGTGGAAGTAGAGCGAATTGCTGATAAGTTCACTGCAGTAGGTAATATCATACTTGCAAATGATTTTGGAGCTATTGTTAACCCGCTGCTTTCTGATGAATCATTAAAAACAATTAGTGACGTTTTAGACGTTGAAGTCGAACGAGGAAGTATAGCTAACTATAAAATTACAGGATCTGTTGCTACTGCAACAAATAAAGGAATACTGGCACACCCCTCTGCAACTGAAGAAGAACTCTCCTTTGTAGAAGGTATAATGAAGGTTCCTGCAGATGTTGGGACAGTTAATAAGGGTATAATGCTTGTTGGAGCATGTGCAGTTGCAAATTCCAATGGTGTGGTTGTAGGATTGAACACTACAGGTCCTGAACTTGCAAGAATTGAAGAAGCATTAGGTTTTCTTGAGGGATATGAATGA
- the ftsY gene encoding signal recognition particle-docking protein FtsY has product MFESLKKKFSGTIGKLSDKLSSEEEAEETRQEEIPGETKETAPETTETFEKLEKIEEPSTEEKELETEEPPAEEKESETGVRGRLSGIFSREKKEEKVEEKVEEKPVETPEELEKPEEVEEEKSGMFSFVTKKTISEKDIDDILFELEMSLLESDVAMEVAEKIINSVKEDLVGRKIRRRSDVAEFTRDALKKAISEILGVETKDLKEMADKAQKSGEPLKIMFVGINGTGKTTTIAKVATYFINEGYTPVIAAADTFRAGAIEQITHHADNIGVKIIKHKKGADPAAVAYDAVEHAKAKGKEIVLIDTAGRMQTNVNLMDEMKKIKRVVKPDLIIYVGDSLTGNDAVEQASKFDEAVGVDGIVLTKADADAKGGAALSIGYVINKPILFLGVGQSYEDIMEFKPEWMVDQLV; this is encoded by the coding sequence TTGTTTGAATCACTTAAAAAGAAATTTAGCGGCACAATAGGAAAACTAAGTGATAAACTCTCGAGCGAAGAGGAAGCAGAAGAAACTCGCCAGGAAGAAATTCCAGGGGAAACCAAAGAAACCGCGCCAGAAACTACTGAAACCTTCGAGAAACTGGAAAAAATTGAAGAACCTTCAACTGAAGAAAAAGAGCTTGAGACTGAAGAACCTCCAGCTGAAGAAAAAGAGTCTGAAACTGGAGTTAGGGGGAGATTATCCGGAATTTTTTCCAGAGAAAAGAAGGAAGAAAAAGTAGAGGAAAAGGTAGAAGAGAAACCTGTAGAAACTCCTGAAGAACTTGAAAAGCCTGAAGAAGTAGAGGAAGAAAAATCGGGAATGTTCTCGTTTGTTACCAAAAAAACAATATCTGAAAAAGATATTGATGATATACTATTTGAACTTGAAATGTCACTCCTGGAAAGTGATGTTGCAATGGAAGTCGCTGAAAAAATAATTAATTCTGTAAAAGAAGATTTAGTGGGTAGAAAAATCCGAAGAAGAAGCGACGTTGCAGAATTTACAAGAGACGCCCTTAAAAAAGCTATTTCTGAAATACTGGGAGTTGAAACTAAAGACCTCAAAGAAATGGCTGATAAAGCACAAAAATCTGGAGAACCGCTTAAAATCATGTTTGTAGGAATAAATGGTACAGGTAAAACTACCACAATAGCTAAAGTGGCCACATATTTCATAAATGAGGGTTACACGCCAGTTATTGCAGCTGCAGACACTTTTAGGGCAGGTGCAATTGAACAGATAACTCACCACGCCGATAATATTGGTGTAAAAATTATAAAGCACAAAAAAGGTGCAGATCCCGCTGCAGTTGCATACGACGCAGTTGAACACGCAAAAGCTAAAGGAAAAGAAATAGTTTTAATCGACACTGCCGGAAGGATGCAGACAAATGTTAATCTCATGGATGAGATGAAGAAAATTAAGCGTGTTGTAAAACCAGATCTTATTATTTACGTCGGTGATTCCCTAACAGGAAACGATGCTGTAGAACAGGCTTCAAAATTTGACGAAGCGGTTGGTGTGGATGGAATTGTCTTAACCAAAGCAGATGCAGACGCAAAAGGTGGAGCAGCACTTTCCATTGGCTATGTAATTAATAAACCAATCCTGTTTTTAGGTGTCGGCCAATCATATGAAGATATAATGGAATTTAAACCTGAATGGATGGTTGACCAGCTGGTTTAG
- the rpl18a gene encoding 50S ribosomal protein L18Ae, producing MRTKIFRIQGKFMMGNAFQPFTKELKAINEDDIHEKIYSEFGSKHGINRNKIVIEDIKEISKDDVQDPMIKALIG from the coding sequence ATGAGAACAAAAATATTTAGAATTCAAGGTAAATTTATGATGGGAAACGCCTTTCAGCCTTTTACAAAGGAATTGAAAGCCATAAATGAAGACGATATACACGAAAAAATTTATTCAGAGTTTGGAAGCAAACACGGAATAAACAGAAACAAAATTGTCATAGAAGACATCAAAGAAATCTCAAAAGATGACGTCCAAGATCCAATGATTAAAGCCTTAATAGGGTGA
- a CDS encoding ribonuclease P protein component 4 → MRRGRRPRWMLKIAEERIDVLFKLAEESYNTHPHRSDRYVEMARNIATKYNVRMPRIWKRRFCKNCYKFLKPGKNCQIRLKNSCIIIKCLECGNVVTLPYIREQKDKRRRRVESHIIKEGINE, encoded by the coding sequence TTGAGAAGGGGAAGAAGACCAAGATGGATGTTAAAAATAGCAGAAGAAAGAATAGATGTCCTGTTTAAACTTGCAGAAGAATCATATAATACCCACCCGCATAGGTCAGATCGCTATGTAGAAATGGCCAGAAACATTGCAACAAAATATAATGTAAGAATGCCAAGAATCTGGAAGAGGAGATTCTGTAAAAACTGTTATAAATTTCTGAAACCTGGAAAGAATTGTCAAATCCGGTTGAAAAATTCATGTATTATTATAAAATGCCTTGAATGTGGAAATGTAGTAACCCTTCCATATATAAGAGAGCAGAAAGATAAAAGGAGGAGAAGAGTTGAGTCCCACATTATCAAAGAAGGAATTAATGAATAG
- a CDS encoding 50S ribosomal protein L31e, with protein MERVYVIPLRKVKNVPRTIRSPRAIRYVKEFIGKHMKTEDVKIDASVNEKIWERGIQKIPPKIKVKAVQEEDGSVAVTLVE; from the coding sequence ATGGAAAGAGTCTATGTTATACCATTAAGGAAAGTAAAAAATGTTCCAAGGACTATCAGGTCCCCAAGAGCAATACGTTACGTAAAAGAATTCATAGGAAAACATATGAAAACAGAAGACGTTAAAATAGACGCATCTGTCAACGAAAAAATATGGGAAAGAGGAATTCAAAAGATACCTCCTAAAATCAAAGTAAAAGCTGTACAGGAAGAAGATGGTTCAGTTGCAGTCACCTTAGTTGAATAG
- a CDS encoding DUF7411 family protein translates to MKACVLYSGGKDSSLIAVILTKLGYEVELVTLNFGIFDSFKPAAKSASALGFKHRVFKADKKILENATDIIINDGFPNNGINYIHKEALDLVSRDYNVVADGTRRDDRIPKLKGNEINSLEGRQNVEYITLRGFGHKTINNLSDVLFEVKKEQTSMENNSDYEIEIRYLINEIEGESASSRIFPSHIQSRVVGWKNKI, encoded by the coding sequence ATGAAAGCGTGTGTTCTCTACAGCGGAGGAAAAGATAGTTCGCTTATTGCTGTAATCCTTACAAAATTGGGATATGAGGTTGAACTTGTAACCCTGAATTTTGGGATATTTGATTCCTTTAAACCTGCAGCAAAATCAGCATCTGCGCTTGGTTTTAAACACCGCGTTTTTAAAGCCGATAAAAAGATACTGGAAAATGCAACTGATATTATCATCAATGATGGATTTCCAAATAATGGAATAAATTATATTCATAAAGAAGCATTAGACCTTGTTTCACGTGATTATAACGTGGTTGCAGATGGTACAAGAAGGGATGACAGAATCCCTAAACTTAAAGGAAACGAAATCAACAGCCTTGAAGGCAGACAGAATGTTGAATATATAACCCTCCGCGGATTTGGTCACAAGACTATTAATAATCTCTCAGATGTGCTTTTTGAAGTCAAAAAGGAACAGACCAGTATGGAAAACAATTCTGATTATGAGATTGAAATCAGATACCTCATAAATGAAATTGAAGGCGAAAGCGCATCGAGCAGGATATTTCCAAGTCATATCCAATCCCGAGTTGTGGGCTGGAAAAATAAAATTTAA